The Brachyhypopomus gauderio isolate BG-103 chromosome 12, BGAUD_0.2, whole genome shotgun sequence genome window below encodes:
- the reep6 gene encoding receptor expression-enhancing protein 6, with protein sequence MFSIFKKIKDRVETFMKEKNCITDCLSKLEDQTGIKKRYLAVGAVSTMGLYLIIGYGASLLCNLIGFAYPAYFSIKAIESPSKEEDTQWLTYWVVYGFFGIAEFFSDIFLYWFPFYYLFKCVFLLWCMAPFSWNGSRLLYLRFVRPLFLKYEAAVDNTFSSFNGRAFTAAETITREVLQTLAKNRAIHPTESPAGEMPSSTPVSDPLSLHRNVKCSYFVLERFTSELMFLLHMLI encoded by the exons ATGTTTTCTATCTTTAAAAAGATAAAAGACCGCGTGGAGACATTTATGAAGGAGAAGAACTGTATAACTGATTGTCTCAGCAAACTTGAAGATCAAACCGGAATTAAGAAACGTTATCTTGCAGTGG GAGCTGTTTCAACAATGGGACTTTATTTAATAATTGGCTATGGAGCCTCCCTGCTCTGCAACCTGATTGGCTTTGCATATCCTGCATACTTCTC TATTAAGGCTATTGAAAGTCCAAGCAAAGAAGAGGACACACAGTGGCTTACATATTGGGTCGTCTATGGATTCTTCGGCATAGCAGAGTTCTTCTCTGATATCTTTCTCTACTGGTTCCCGTTTTACTATTTGTTCAAA TGCGTGTTCCTGTTGTGGTGTATGGCCCCGTTCTCCTGGAACGGCTCTCGGCTGCTGTATCTTCGTTTTGTGCGGCCGCTATTCCTCAAGTACGAAGCTGCGGTGGATAACACCTTTAGCAGCTTCAACGGGAGGGCTTTTACCGCTGCAGAGACCATCACAAGAGAGG TTCTTCAGACTCTGGCAAAAAATAGAGCCATTCACCCCACTGAGTCACCTGCTGGAGAGATGCCAAGCTCAACTCCTGTAAGTGATCCACTCTCCCTCCACCGTAATGTCAAGTGCAGCTATTTTGTCTTAGAACGGTTCACCTCAGAGCTCATGTTCCTCTTGCATATGCTGATTTAA
- the LOC143528856 gene encoding tetraspanin-33 has translation MKTYRAIKYTLFVCCYIFWVASGVLICVGVYAKVAKENDVVDTLTTDPALLVLTVGSLMFVITFLGCFGALRDGSVLLKTFLGILLVIFLLQITAAVLGFLFSDMVLERTELFMKKAVVLYREDMDLENVIDFVQKKFLCCGVDYYTDWSQNAYFNCSENNPSLEACGVPFSCCVRQLNETVFNSMCGYESQRKEESSIKKQIYTHGCLDKIVLWGEQNLLLLGGFSTSLLCLEICMITLAAAQIGQIQTVQEKMKKAGGQTKRSATQR, from the exons ATGAAAACCTATAGAGCCATTAAGTACACTCTGTTTGTATGCTGTTACATATTCTGG GTGGCAAGTGGTGTTCTGATATGTGTTGGCGTTTATGCGAAAGTTGCGAAGGAGAACG ATGTGGTGGATACTCTGACCACCGATCCAGCTCTCCTGGTGCTCACCGTTGGATCCCTTATGTTTGTAATCACATTTCTGGGGTGTTTTGGAGCTCTGCGTGATGGATCAGTACTGCTGAAAACG TTTTTGGGTATTTTATTGGTCATCTTCCTGCTGCAAATCACGGCTGCTGTTCTGGGTTTTCTCTTCTCGGACATG GTGTTAGAGAGGACAGAACTGTTTATGAAGAAAGCCGTTGTCCTGTATAGAGAAGATATGGACCTAGAAAATGTAATCGACTTTGTTCAGAAAAAG TTCTTGTGTTGTGGAGTGGATTACTACACAGACTGGTCTCAGAACGCATATTTTAACTGCTCTGAAAATAACCCCAGTCTGGAGGCTTGTGGAGTACCTTTCTCTTGCTGTGTACGACAACTAAATGAG ACTGTGTTCAATTCCATGTGTGGCTACGAGAGTCAGAGGAAGGAAGAATCCtcaattaaaaaacaaatttaCACCCACGGCTGCTTGGATAAGATAGTTCTGTGGGGGGAACAGAACCTTCTGCTGTTGGGAGGATTCAGCACCAGTTTACTCTGCCTGGAG ATATGTATGATCACACTGGCAGCTGCTCAGATTGGTCAAATTCAAACAGTGCAAGAGAAGATGAAGAAAGCAGGTGGCCAAACGAAACGTTCTGCAACCCAGAGGTGA
- the c12h19orf25 gene encoding UPF0449 protein C19orf25 homolog, protein MNMGSKGKKRMVLPTRPEPPSVEQIIEDIDRAYPNDPVFSILQDPVCKEDLTENSNNSEVEARYLQSRRYLELNEKLQEARADLVRRREELRVVGESLEQSVAEVKGRAV, encoded by the exons ATGAACATGGGGTCCAAAGGAAAGAAGAGAATGGTGCTGCCAACTCGACCTGAGCCACCATCAGTGGAACAGATCATTGAAGACATAGATCGCGCCTATCCCAATGATCCAGTCTTCAGTATTTTGCAAGATCCAGTTTGTAAAGAAG ATTTGACAGAAAACTCAAACAACAGTGAAGTGGAAGCCAGGTATCTCCAGAGCAGGCGGTACCTGGAGCTGAACGAGAAGCTCCAGGAGGCACGCGCTGACCTGGTACGAAGGCGAGAGGAGCTCAGGGTTGTGGGGGAATCTTTGGAGCAGAGTGTGGCAGAGGTAAAGGGCAGAGCTGTTTGA